The Candidatus Nitrosotenuis cloacae DNA window AGTCTTACGCCCTTCTGAAGATAGCTTAGCCAAGACTTTGGCCCACACATGAAGATGGTAGGCTGATTCTGCCAAGGCATTTAGTGTTGAAGCGTCTTGTTTTCTTAGGAATGGGAGCATTTTCTCCTCAGGATGATCAAGGATGGAGGGAGTCGAAACATAGTCAGGATCAATGTAAGAATCCAAGGTATTGGGTTTCTCATCAAAATATCTAATAAAAACATCTACAAAATTTGAAATTATACTAGATGCATCAGTATTGTTTTTTCTTCCTATCTCTTGTAATATCTTAAAACTGTCAGAATCATACAGTACAAGATTCGTATTTCTTGTCTTTTCTTCTCTCTTTCTCTTTTTCATGTATGTGTGTATGTATGTATATACATGATTTGTGTTAGGTTTAGTAGTATTAGATTTCTCTAGAGTGGAAATAGAGGTTTGTTCATCAAGATCAGAATGAATCATGCTTTAATCATTCCAATGTCAATTGTTTGTTGCATGGTAGTTTCCAGAGTTCGAACTAGACGCAAGACATTCGGCATTACATTAAGCTCGTCTTCAAGATGTTCACATCGAAGATGGCATTTTAGAGAATGTGAGCTTTGAAACGTTCTAGATCTCTTTTTGAGCTTCAAACAGATTGGACAGAAAAGCCTCAACCCCAACAAGTTGTTTATTTGTAAGGATCTACAAACCAATGCTAACAATCTCCTTTCCTGGAGAATGAATCTGAAGGCCAGTATTTGAGCACGAGCCTTCAGATTCTTTTATTTTATAAAATGAAATCAAGGAATCTTTTCCTCCTCAATAACAAAACGCTTGTCTTCTTGCAGATAGCAGGAAGTACAACACTCCAGATGATATGTTCCTGTAGAACCACCATCAATAGTGAGACGATGTTTCTTTGGGCGAGCACATTTACACATAAAAACAGTAAGAGATGGACCAGTCATTTCTTCGCCTTGAGTAAATTTGTAATAACATCGTTGAAAGAATCTCCAGCTGTGCCAAGTGATTTTAATCGATTATAGTTTTCTTCAGTAACAGTGATGTGTCGTAATGTTTTTGCGTTTACCGCCATAGTATAGATTAGTTTAACTAGTTTAACAGAAGTATTATCAAAGTGCGGTACCGCACTTTCGGATATGATCTGAAAGTGCCATTAGGACACTTTGTGAATAGTTCCTAAATGAAAGTACTATGACAGTACTTTGAGAATAGTTCCGTTTAGAATACGTTGATTGTTGGGTGACCCAACTTTCAGAATAGTTCTCAGAGTTTTGTTGTCGGTTTGGATTTAATCTCACATCGTTCTGAGATTTCCTGTCGTTTCTTCACCTTTGCAAGCTCTTCTTTGATTGCTTCCTGATCGATCTGCAGTTGCATAATCATTCTGTTCTTTGCTTCAAGCTCGGTGTTTTTATTCCTAAGAACTAGATTTTCTGCCTTGGCCTTTTCTTCGGTTGAGATTGTCAGATTAGGTACAGCGTTAAGATATTCTTCAATCAGTTCAAAGATGTGTGCTTGGTAGTAGTTTCTGTCTAGCTTAATCAGACCAGTGTGATTCATCATGAATTCTTTTTTTATTAATGCTGCAAGCGGTGAATCCTTGGAAAGGGTTTCCTTGTTTGCCTTGTTAAAGAATCTCCTAAAACCATTCATTGCAGGAACCTCATGACGTCTCTTTCCCTTCACCAAGGGTGTTCTCATTCCAGCTCGTTTTAGAACATCATCGATTCTAGCTCGGATTGCGTTTGGTGGAAGTATTCGAACAAATGCGCCATCCTTTTTGAAAAGAGGTTCTTCTGGTTTTGGTTCCTTCCCAATTTGCTGAATCCATTCTTTTTTGTAGTCTTGAATTGATTCGTAAGCTTCAGGTGTGATGAATCCAGGATATTCATCAGGAGTATTCTTGTAAATGGTTATTATTGCACATGCAATTGTTGCAGCAGCTTGCTCTGATTCGGTGATTTCAAAGGTTAGCTTGTCACCTATTTTGTAGACAGGTCGTATATCGCCCCAAGAGAGATTAAATCCACCTACACGAATTCCAGAGCTTGCTGCAACAAGCATGATTGCCCTATCTATGGCCCCATTGCCGAACTTGAGCATGGATGAGATTTCCTCGCTAGTATATGCTCGACCCTTTTCATTATTATCGAGTTCTGGGAAGGTAGCTATTACTCTACGCCAGACCAGTGGAACATTATTCATCTCGAATAGCTTCCTAATCGGTTTGAAATAGTTTGGAATTGTGGTAGGGTTAAGGTAGTTTGGGTCATTCTTTGGAAGCTCGGATCTTTGTTTTAGTTTCTTTGATAATGCAAGCATAACAGACATTCCCCAATCAGAGTCTTTCTTGGTTTTATTGACAAGCTGTGCAGCTCTGTCCTCAAAGCTTCCCTGCAGGACATTTTCTAGGATATCATTGAGAATTTTACGTAAGGTCCTGGTGTACTTGTTCTTAGTTTCCTTTGATTTTATGCCATGATAGAATAATTCTAGAGGATTCTGGCTCAAAACTTCCAGATCCTCATTCTCTATTTTCATAGCATCACTATGCAATGTGGAACCATAAAAAGAACTGTATAGTAGCGGGTCTGGTGGGATTCGTATCTTCTGATTTAATTTCTATCGAGTTTCATAAATACTCCATACATGTGGATTATTTGAAACTAAAAAACCAGTCCTGATTCTGGGATAAAACCACTAATCCTGGTTTGCGCCACACTCGGTGCAGAATTTAGCATTATTGGAAATCTTTGCACCACACTCTGAGCAAAACTTTACATCCGTGCCTGCTATGTTGACGCTGCCATACATCCCTGTGTTTCTTACGGCTCCTGTTGGCTCATAGTGTTCGTCGTCGATTATCTCTACTGGGGCAAAGTCCTTCTCTTCTACATATGCCATTATTCTTGGAATGGTACTGGACTTGTCCTTTGGATCCGGGATCATATCAGCAAGCCAAAATGAATAGCGCATCAGTGTGAGTTCAGGCGTTGAAAACGCCAACGTGTGCGCAGACATATAGTCCTGCGCCGCCTGCTTTCCGTTGAAAACCTTCATGAAATTATCATATTTTGAACATCTATAATGTTTACTGGTTTTTGCCAGACAGGGATTCTATTCTTCCCCGATACTTTTCTTTGTAGAGCATCCTACACGATGTGCAACAAAAAAACCTCTCAAAATTTCCAAATTTGAGTGTGGTCGGCTTGTCAGGAACCGGACCCTCGCAAAAATCACATGACATCTTGACGAGCATATTCTTACCAATCTTGACGTTCTGGTGCTTGAGCATCTTGGAGCGAACGTTGCCAAGCTTTGCCCCTGCTTCGTCCTCCAGCATCCCCAAATCAATCAACGGCTGCACACCCTTTACGAGGCCGATATTGACCAGTCTCTCATATCGTGCCTGTACTGCGGGCGTGCTCATCTTTATCTCCCGTGATATCTGCCTAAACGACTTTCGTCCGTCTTTAATCAGTGACTCTAGGATGGCAACATCGACTTCGTCAAGCTTGAACGGCATGGTGTTTTATGTAGTCCTCAACTTATGTACTTTACATTTGTAAAGTGTATCTGTTATGTATGCCATACTCTTATGATGTATGGGAAATGAACATCAAAAGGACCGCAATTAGGATAGGGGGAATGCACTGTGCGGGCTGTGCAAACTCTATTCAGTCTTCAGTAGATGCACTAGATGGAGTAAAAAAATGCGAGGTCAACCTCGCGTCAGAAAAGGCGATGCTAGAGTTTGATCCATCGCGCGTTGGAATGGCTGAAATTGAGAAGGCGGTACATCGTGCAGGCTATCGAGTCGTTTACGAAAAGATCATGCTGAGCGTGGCGGGAATCACCGATTCGTCTGATGCGGACAGACTTGAGAAAATGCTGCAGAAACTAGAGGGAATCAAACACGCCTCGGTAAACTATGGGGCAAGCCAGATTCACATAGAATACAACTCCGCACTTGTATCACTGTCAGATATACGGCAGTCTGTTGCAAGCAGCGGCTATCATATAGTCTCAGAGGATCTTGCCGCAACAGCAGAAGAGGTAGAAGCAAGGAATCTGAAAAAACTGCTTACCATAGGAATAATTTTTACTGTTCCAATTGTGATCCTTGGCTATCCTGAGTACCTACCGTTTGTGCCGCTTACAGGAACTAACATTTCCGCATTTTTGATCTTTGCGTGTGCAGGAATAGTGCAATTTGTGGCAGGAAACCGGTTCTACGTCGGCGCGTTCCGAATTGCAAAAATGGGATCTGCAAACATGGACACACTAGTAGTGCTTGGCACCAGCGCTGCGTTTTTGTTTAGCGCATTCAACACGTTTCCTTCGCCCGTGTGGCATAACATCTATTATGATGCCGGCGCAGTCGTAATAACATTCATCATACTTGGCAAGTACCTTGAAAACAAGACAAAGGCAAAGACGTCGTCAATTATCAAAAAAATGCTGGAACTACAGCCGAAGACCGCCCGGGTGATGCGCAACGGTGTCGAACAAGAGATTCCAATCGAGCAGATTATCCTGGGCGACATCATGATTGTAAAGCCGGGTGAAAAGATTCCAGTTGACGGCGCTGTGATCTTTGGACATTCGGCTGTAAATGAATCCGCAGTAACAGGTGAATCGATGCCCGTGGACAAGGATGTGGGGGATTCGGTAATTGGAGGAACGGTAAACTATGAAGGTGCCTTACGGATAAGGGCAGAACGCGTGGGTGGAGACACCATGATCTCTCAGATTGTCAGGCTGGTCGAAGATGCGATGGGAAGAAAGCCGCCCATGCAGAAGATTGTGGACAGGATTGCGGGACGATTTGCGTTTTTGGTGATGGCTGCGGCACTCGTGGCGTTTGCCGGCTGGTACCTATTTACCGCTCACGCCGACCACCACCTTGCAGCGTCCCTGATCCCAGCAGTTGCAATACTTGTAGTTGCATGTCCATGTGCCCTAGGACTTGCAACACCTACTGCCGTAATGGTTGGTATGAGCAAAGGTGCGCAGCATGGCGTACTCTTCAAAAGTGGGGAGGCTCTAGAGATGCTAGGCAAAATAGACGTAATGGTGCTTGACAAAACGGGCACCCTGACTGAGGGCAAGCCCAGAGTGACTGACATCATATCACTCGATGCAAGGTTTGATGAGACAAAGGTTTTGAATGCTGCTATATGTGTGGAAAAAAACTCAGAGCATCCACTTGCAAAGGCAATAATGCATGAGGCGCAAACAAGAAGTTTGCAACCCGGTGAGGTCTCGGAATTTTCCGCAGTTTCCGGAAAGGGAGCGCAGGCAACGCACGACAACGGGAGGATCTTAGTTGGAAATGTCAAGTTTATGGAAGAAGGGGGTATCTGCATTGAGCATGGCCGAAATGTCGTATCCGGCTTGCAGCAACAGGGTAAGACGGCGGTATTGGTCGCAGTTGACACTGTACTGGTAGGAGTGATCGGAATGCTGGACACTCCAAGAACGGAATCAAAAGAGGCGGTAAGGCGTCTTGGGAAAAAAATGAAGATAATGATGCTGACAGGCGATGATGAAAGAACAGCAAACACCGTGGCAAAGGAAATCGGAATTGACAAGGTGATTGCAGGCGTCCTGCCGCACCAAAAGGCAGACGCAATAAGAAAACTGCAAGAGGAGGGATACAAGACTGCCATGGTGGGAGACGGCATAAATGACGCAGCAGCACTTACTCAGGCAGACGTTGGTATTGCAATCGGCGGTGGCACGGATATTGCAATCGAGGCAGGCAAAATAGTTCTTGTACGGAACGATCTGCGTGATGTGGTGTCTGCATTTGAGATTAGCAGGAAGACGGTGGGCAAGATAAGACAGAACCTGTTTTACGCGTTTGCATACAACGTGGCACTAATCCCGATTGCCGGGCTCGGGCTGCTCTATCCTGCTATTGCAGGCATGGCGATGGCGGCAAGTTCCGTCTCTGTGACGGCAAGCTCACTTGCACTAAAAAGGTGGAATCCGAAATAACAAAAAAGTGGACTGGAGGGGAATTGAACCCCTGACTTCTGCATTGCGAATGCAGCGCTATACCACTAAGCCACCAGCCCTTATCCTTTCCAGCAAATTCCGACTATTTTTACTCATTCACCAACCACAAATCATTATTTTCTAGATCGGACAACCAAATTCATTGAGCAAGATAAAGGATGCCTGTTTAGCAGACGGGGGATACATCTCATATTCGTGGGCAAAATCACACATGAAGATCCTGACCGAATCCGCCGGGAGACTGAAAAAATCAAAACCGTTGCGCGGACTCACACTCGGATTCTGCATGCAGATGACAAAGGAGACCTCCGTCTTGCTCGTGTGTGCAAAGGAACTGGGAGCAAAGGTAGTGGCGTGCGGGGGAAACCCACTCACGACCCATGATGACGTTGCCGCGTTCTTGGACTCACGTGGGATTATCACGTACGCGTGGTCTGACCAGTCAAAATCCGAGTACGAGTGGTGTCAAGACCAAGTACTGTCACACAAACCCCAGATCCTAGTGGATGACGGCGGGGATCTCAACACCAAGGCACACTTTGATAATCGATTCAAGACGCTCAAGGTAATCGGTGCAACCGAGGAGACCACAACTGGTGTGAACAGATATGCTGCAATGCAGCACAAGGTGCAGCTGCGCTATCCGATAATTGCAGTAAATAACGCAAAAACAAAAATGATGTTTGATAACCGGTATGGGACGGGCCAGAGTACGATCGACGGATATTTGCGCGCGATGAATCTGATTTTTGCCTCAAAAACAGTGGTCGTATCCGGCTATGGCTGGCTAGGCAGGGGTGTTGTACAAAGGTGCTCTGGTATGGGCTCAAAGGTAATAGTAACCGAGATTGATCCAATTAAGGCACTGGAGGCACACATGGATGGATTTGACGTGATGCCGATGGACCGGGCGGCAAAGGTTGGAGACATCTTCATCACGTGTACCGGCATGACGTCTGTGATAAGAAAAGAGCATTTACTGCAGATGAAGGACGGCGCAGTAGTTGGAAACGTGGGGCATTTTGATGTGGAAATTGACGCAAAGTTCCTGCTAAGTAGAAGCACAACGAGAAAGATCAGACCAAACCTTGACGAATGCGTGATGCCTGGAGGAAAAAAGATCTATCTGGTAAGCAAGGGACGGGTTGCAAATCTGGTGGCATCCGAGGGGCATCCGCCGGAAGTAATGGCAATGTCTTTCTCAAACCAGCTTCATTGCATACTATATCTTGTCAAACATCACAAAAAAATGAAACCCCGCGTGTATGACGTACCAAAAGAAATTGACGACCATGTTGCACTCGATGTATTGCATGCTAGCCGCATCAAAATTGACAAGCTTACAAAACGCCAAACCAAATACCTTCATAGCTGGTAATTCACCAAAACATAATAGCGAGGATTCGCCAAGCCCCTCTAGTTGACCGTTGATTCTGTAATCATTGACTCCCACGTAATATCCCAAAACGGGATGCTGGAGCGCAACATCGTGATAAATGATGGCAAGATAGTGGACTTTACAACGGACATACCGCAGTGCGACAAGAAGATCAACGCAAGGGGGCTTGTCGCAATTCCTGGGCTGATTGACACGCATGTACATTATGGCGTATATTCACCAATAGACGAGGCCGCAAAGACGGAATCGCGAGCCGCCGCACTGGGAGGAGTCACCACCATGATGAGGATGCTCAGGCTTGGCCGCTCGTACAAGATGCACCTAAACGCACAGCTTGCGGCATCTGCCACATCCCATTACGTCGATTATGCAATACATGGCACGATATTTGACGAAAAGCAGGCAGCCGAGATGAAGTTCTGCACGGAAAAAGGCATCACGTCGTTCAAACTATA harbors:
- a CDS encoding antitoxin VapB family protein; protein product: MAVNAKTLRHITVTEENYNRLKSLGTAGDSFNDVITNLLKAKK
- a CDS encoding heavy metal translocating P-type ATPase — its product is MNIKRTAIRIGGMHCAGCANSIQSSVDALDGVKKCEVNLASEKAMLEFDPSRVGMAEIEKAVHRAGYRVVYEKIMLSVAGITDSSDADRLEKMLQKLEGIKHASVNYGASQIHIEYNSALVSLSDIRQSVASSGYHIVSEDLAATAEEVEARNLKKLLTIGIIFTVPIVILGYPEYLPFVPLTGTNISAFLIFACAGIVQFVAGNRFYVGAFRIAKMGSANMDTLVVLGTSAAFLFSAFNTFPSPVWHNIYYDAGAVVITFIILGKYLENKTKAKTSSIIKKMLELQPKTARVMRNGVEQEIPIEQIILGDIMIVKPGEKIPVDGAVIFGHSAVNESAVTGESMPVDKDVGDSVIGGTVNYEGALRIRAERVGGDTMISQIVRLVEDAMGRKPPMQKIVDRIAGRFAFLVMAAALVAFAGWYLFTAHADHHLAASLIPAVAILVVACPCALGLATPTAVMVGMSKGAQHGVLFKSGEALEMLGKIDVMVLDKTGTLTEGKPRVTDIISLDARFDETKVLNAAICVEKNSEHPLAKAIMHEAQTRSLQPGEVSEFSAVSGKGAQATHDNGRILVGNVKFMEEGGICIEHGRNVVSGLQQQGKTAVLVAVDTVLVGVIGMLDTPRTESKEAVRRLGKKMKIMMLTGDDERTANTVAKEIGIDKVIAGVLPHQKADAIRKLQEEGYKTAMVGDGINDAAALTQADVGIAIGGGTDIAIEAGKIVLVRNDLRDVVSAFEISRKTVGKIRQNLFYAFAYNVALIPIAGLGLLYPAIAGMAMAASSVSVTASSLALKRWNPK
- a CDS encoding zinc ribbon domain-containing protein; translation: MKVFNGKQAAQDYMSAHTLAFSTPELTLMRYSFWLADMIPDPKDKSSTIPRIMAYVEEKDFAPVEIIDDEHYEPTGAVRNTGMYGSVNIAGTDVKFCSECGAKISNNAKFCTECGANQD
- a CDS encoding adenosylhomocysteinase produces the protein MSKIKDACLADGGYISYSWAKSHMKILTESAGRLKKSKPLRGLTLGFCMQMTKETSVLLVCAKELGAKVVACGGNPLTTHDDVAAFLDSRGIITYAWSDQSKSEYEWCQDQVLSHKPQILVDDGGDLNTKAHFDNRFKTLKVIGATEETTTGVNRYAAMQHKVQLRYPIIAVNNAKTKMMFDNRYGTGQSTIDGYLRAMNLIFASKTVVVSGYGWLGRGVVQRCSGMGSKVIVTEIDPIKALEAHMDGFDVMPMDRAAKVGDIFITCTGMTSVIRKEHLLQMKDGAVVGNVGHFDVEIDAKFLLSRSTTRKIRPNLDECVMPGGKKIYLVSKGRVANLVASEGHPPEVMAMSFSNQLHCILYLVKHHKKMKPRVYDVPKEIDDHVALDVLHASRIKIDKLTKRQTKYLHSW
- a CDS encoding AsnC family transcriptional regulator; this translates as MPFKLDEVDVAILESLIKDGRKSFRQISREIKMSTPAVQARYERLVNIGLVKGVQPLIDLGMLEDEAGAKLGNVRSKMLKHQNVKIGKNMLVKMSCDFCEGPVPDKPTTLKFGNFERFFCCTSCRMLYKEKYRGRIESLSGKNQ
- a CDS encoding integrase; protein product: MKIENEDLEVLSQNPLELFYHGIKSKETKNKYTRTLRKILNDILENVLQGSFEDRAAQLVNKTKKDSDWGMSVMLALSKKLKQRSELPKNDPNYLNPTTIPNYFKPIRKLFEMNNVPLVWRRVIATFPELDNNEKGRAYTSEEISSMLKFGNGAIDRAIMLVAASSGIRVGGFNLSWGDIRPVYKIGDKLTFEITESEQAAATIACAIITIYKNTPDEYPGFITPEAYESIQDYKKEWIQQIGKEPKPEEPLFKKDGAFVRILPPNAIRARIDDVLKRAGMRTPLVKGKRRHEVPAMNGFRRFFNKANKETLSKDSPLAALIKKEFMMNHTGLIKLDRNYYQAHIFELIEEYLNAVPNLTISTEEKAKAENLVLRNKNTELEAKNRMIMQLQIDQEAIKEELAKVKKRQEISERCEIKSKPTTKL